A single region of the Sorghum bicolor cultivar BTx623 chromosome 9, Sorghum_bicolor_NCBIv3, whole genome shotgun sequence genome encodes:
- the LOC8074566 gene encoding photosynthetic NDH subunit of subcomplex B 3, chloroplastic — protein MAATSSACGALASLPFAASTSASPRVSGSGHRGPRRFRAGTVRCSSASPNVSQGAPAPALPKPQIELEFVGPKPGADGSFPVDRAEAASGEKLLRDIMNENKIELYAAYGKVMNCGGGGSCGTCIVEIIDGKELLNERTNTENRYLKKKPDSWRLACQTIVGNKENSGKVVVQRLPQWKK, from the exons ATGGCGGCCACGAGCTCCGCCTGCGGGGCGCTCGCATCCCTCCCCTTCGCCGCCTCCACCTCCGCTTCTCCCCGCGTCTCGGGCAGCGGCCACCGGGGTCCACGGCGCTTCAGGGCCGGCACCGTCAGATGTTCCAGCGCGTCGCCCAACGTGTCCCAgggcgcgccggcgccggcgctgccCAAGCCGCAAATCGAGCTCGAGTTCGTCGGG CCGAAGCCCGGCGCCGACGGCTCCTTCCCGGTGGACCGGGCGGAGGCGGCCAGCGGCGAGAAGCTCCTCCGTGACATCATGAACGAGAACAAGATCGAGCTCTACGCTGCATAC GGTAAAGTGATGAACTGCGGTGGCGGCGGAAGCTGCGGCACTTGCATCGTCGAG ATAATTGATGGAAAGGAGCTCCTGAATGAAAGGACGAACACCGAGAATCGGTACCTGAAGAAG AAACCAGACTCATGGAGGCTAGCTTGTCAGACTATTGTAGGCAACAAAGAGAACTCCGGCAAG GTTGTGGTACAACGGCTGCCCCAGTGGAAGAAATGA
- the LOC110430495 gene encoding uncharacterized protein LOC110430495 → MYAGRRVGADIRAAMVGGDGRRGGGLCAARSEDGVGVGYRIGDCGSMPSDSHWLATMDGGGGGHGPSPWSGHLGRGGAGKARTGAGGAGGVGALDGGAAGEAVDDTTERRDGGPTFACRFPPKRRRTGKRPGFLLRSRR, encoded by the coding sequence ATGTACGCCGGCAGACGAGTCGGCGCCGACATCCGCGCCGCGATGGTTGGTGGAGACGGACGGCGCGGAGGCGGGCTGTGCGCAGCCCGCTCAGAagacggcgtcggcgtcgggtaCCGAATCGGCGACTGCGGCTCTATGCCCAGTGACAGCCATTGGCTGGCCACCATggatggtggcggtggtgggcaCGGGCCGTCGCCGTGGAGTGGACACCTAGGCCGGGGTGGAGCCGGCAAGGCGAGGACCGGCGCTGGAGGCGCCGGTGGAGTCGGTGCCCTCGACGGTGGCGCCGCGGGCGAAGCCGTGGACGACACCACCGAACGCCGTGACGGAGGGCCGACGTTTGCATGTCGGTTTCCTCCGAAACGACGTCGTACAGGAAAACGCCCGGGGTTCCTGTTGAGATCACGGCGTTAG
- the LOC8063561 gene encoding uncharacterized protein LOC8063561, with translation MATKESDAQVSSKKEFAELALDGHNFPTWAMDLKVSLSLRGMYRAIDTPKQGDAPLSEPSKYHALYIIRNHIHSDLKAEYLMEEDPRALWLALQQRYEQQKAVILPEATHEWNHLRIQDFKSVNEYNHAMHKLSSKLRFCEKEPSDAEKIEKTLSTMLPAQMILQQQYRERGFTVYSDLIKTLLQAERHNELLIWNSNQGPVGAKPLPEVHANAQKQTPKDVNKNGNPRSSKGKNKRKGPRKPRGAKGKGNNSKSKDKSSTCTKCGCYNHPTKKCRTPKHLVELYLHSVGRGRSNQGGQPSEAHFNDLAAPGCSNPAPAGPSNTMAPLPPDGMANDSTNNMIIEYNSDDLFGDYN, from the coding sequence ATGGCCACCAAAGAGTCTGATGCCCAAGTTTCTTCTAAGAAGGAATTTGCCGAGCTAGCTCTTGATGGACACAACTTCCCTACATGGGCGATGGATCTCAAAGTGAGTCTATCGTTACGCGGAATGTATAGGGCAATTGACACTCCCAAACAGGGAGATGCTCCATTGTCTGAACCATCCAAGTATCATGCCTTATACATAATAAGGAACCACATCCATTCAGATCTCAAAGCTGAATATCTGATGGAAGAGGACCCACGGGCTCTCTGGCTTGCTTTGCAACAGCGGTATGAGCAACAAAAGGCAGTTATTCTCCCGGAGGCCACTCATGAGTGGAACCACCTCCGCATTCAAGATTTCAAATCTGTGAATGAATATAACCACGCCATGCACAAACTCAGTTCCAAACTGAGGTTTTGTGAAAAGGAGCCATCTGATGCGGAGAAAATTGAAAAGACTTTGTCTACCATGCTTCCCGCTCAAATGATCCTCCAACAGCAATACCGTGAGAGGGGATTCACAGTCTATTCTGATCTCATTAAAACATTACTTCAGGCTGAGAGGCACAATGAGCTCCTCATATGGAACTCCAATCAAGGCCCTGTCGGTGCCAAGCCCTTGCCCGAAGTACATGCAAATGCTCAGAAACAGACACCAAAGGATGTCAACAAGAATGGCAATCCTAGATCCTCCAAAGGCAAAAACAAGCGCAAGGGACCCCGTAAGCCTCGAGGTGCTAAGGGCAAAGGCAACAACTCTAAGTCAAAAGACAAGTCCTCAACTTGTACAAAGTGTGGTTGCTACAACCACCCGACTAAGAAATGCCGCACCCCTAAGCACCTTGTGGAACTGTACTTGCATTCCGTGGGACGAGGACGCTCCAACCAAGGTGGACAACCGTCTGAAGCACACTTCAACGATCTGGCAGCCCCAGGATGTTCCAACCCCGCCCCAGCGGGACCGAGCAACACAATGGCGCCTCTTCCACCTGATGGCATGGCAAATGACTCCACCAACAACATGATCATTGAATACAATTCTGATGATCTGTTCGGCGACTACAACTAG
- the LOC8063560 gene encoding serine/threonine protein phosphatase 2A 57 kDa regulatory subunit B' kappa isoform: MWKQFLSKLPRKSSASGDSGQCSNGTGIQRTSSCSSIPSGRPASAIRRMSSAVFPSSVVAGIEPLVSFKDVPNSEKQNLFVSKLSLCCVVFDFSDPNKSSVEKDIKRQALLDLIEFVESTNTRFSEAAIAACSRMCAINLFRAFPPNCRSGSSGGGEGDEDEPMFDPAWCHLQLVYELLLKFIGSSSLDAKIGKKHFDHSFIVKLLNLLDSEDPRERDCLKTILHRVYGKFMVHRPFIRKAVSNIFYQFVFETDRHNGIAELLEVFGSVISGFALPLKEEHKIFLWRVLVPLHKPKSVGVYLQQLTYCVTQFIEKDPKLASSVIIGLLRYWPITNCQKEVMFLSEIEEILESTSQAEFQKCMVPLFRRITHCITSSHFQVAERALFVWNNDHIISLIAQNRQVIMPLVVPALEQNIQNHWNQAVLNLTVNVKKMFSEMDDDLFSSCLAKYKEEEEKRVSLEAKRKLTWEKLEAAAAFQPVTGHTAVLVGHQPSANMIATLI; this comes from the exons ATGTGGAAGCAGTTCCTCAGCAAGCTGCCCCGGAAGTCGTCGGCCTCGGGGGATTCAGGCCAGTGCAGCAATGGCACCGGGATACAGCGCACGAGCAgctgcagcagcatcccgtctGGCCGCCCGGCTTCAGCCATCCGGCGCATGTCATCCGCCGTCTTCCCATCTAGTGTTGTGGCTGGTATCGAGCCGCTGGTCTCGTTCAAGGATGTCCCCAACTCGGAGAAGCAGAACCTGTTTGTGAGCAAGCTGAGCCTGTGCTGTGTTGTCTTTGATTTCTCGGACCCGAACAAGAGTTCTGTGGAGAAGGATATCAAGAGGCAGGCATTGCTGGATCTTATAGAGTTTGTCGAGTCCACCAATACTCGCTTCTCGGAGGCGGCGATCGCGGCCTGCTCTAGGATGTGTGCTATCAACCTGTTCCGGGCGTTCCCTCCAAACTGCAGGTCTGGCTCATCAGGTGGTGGCGAGGGCGACGAGGACGAGCCAATGTTCGATCCTGCTTGGTGCCATCTGCAGCTTGTTTATGAGCTGCTACTGAAATTTATTGGATCATCATCCTTGGATGCAAAGATAGGGAAGAAGCACTTTGATCACTCATTCATTGTGAAGCTCCTGAATCTTCTTGACTCAGAGGATCCAAGAGAAAGGGATTGCTTGAAAACTATTCTGCACAGGGTATATGGGAAGTTCATGGTGCACCGTCCTTTCATTCGCAAAGCAGTGAGCAACATATTCTACCAGTTTGTCTTTGAGACTGATCGGCACAATGGGATCGCAGAGCTGCTGGAGGTCTTTGGCAGTGTCATTAGTGGTTTTGCATTGCCTCTGAAAGAAGAACACAAGATCTTTCTTTGGAGGGTTTTGGTTCCCCTACACAAACCGAAATCTGTTGGTGTGTATCTTCAGCAGCTGACCTACTGTGTAACACAGTTTATAGAAAAGGACCCAAAGCTTGCAAGCTCAGtgataattggtttgttaagaTATTGGCCAATAACAAATTGTCAGAAGGAAGTGATGTTTCTCAGTGAGATTGAAGAGATTTTGGAGTCTACCAGCCAGGCAGAATTCCAGAAATGTATGGTACCATTGTTTCGGAGAATCACTCATTGTATCACCAGTTCTCACTTCCAG GTTGCTGAAAGAGCGCTCTTCGTATGGAATAATGATCACATTATCAGCTTGATTGCACAAAACCGCCAAGTGATCATGCCTCTTGTTGTTCCAGCACTAGAGCAGAATATTCAGAATCACTGGAACCAAGCAGTCCTGAATCTGACTGTGAATGTCAAGAAAATGTTTTCTGAGATGGACGATGATCTCTTCTCATCATGCCTGGCCAAGTacaaggaggaagaagaaaaacGTGTGTCGCTAGAAGCGAAGCGTAAGCTTACCTGGGAGAAGCTTGAGGCAGCTGCAGCTTTCCAGCCAGTGACTGGCCATACAGCCGTCCTAGTAGGCCACCAGCCATCAGCAAATATGATCGCCACCCTGATCTAG